From the genome of Leptodactylus fuscus isolate aLepFus1 chromosome 1, aLepFus1.hap2, whole genome shotgun sequence, one region includes:
- the LOC142209319 gene encoding aldehyde dehydrogenase 1A1 — protein sequence MNASERGKLLNKLADLIERDIMILSTLESIDAGKTFTSSYFADLPGAIKSLRYCAGWADKNQGRTIPMDGDFFTFTRHEPVGVCGQIIPWNFPLVMFAWKIAPALCCGNTVVIKPAEQTPLTALYMGSLIKEAGIPPGVVNIIPGFGPTAGAAISHHMDIDKVAFTGSTEVGKLIKEAAGKSNLKRVTLELGGKSPVIIFADADLDNAIEQAHQGLFYHQGQCCIAGSRIFVEEPIYDEFVRRSVEKAKQRVLGDPLSPVTQQGPQIDKEQYDRILDLIESGKKEGAKLQCGGGPWGNKGFFIQPTVFSDVKDDMRIAKEEIFGPVQQIMKFSNIDDVIKRANNTTYGLAAGVFTKDLDKAMTISTALQAGTVWINCYSAMSPQCPFGGFKMSGNGREMGEYGLHAYTEVKTVTMKIPQKNS from the exons ATGAATGCTTCTGAGAGGGGTAAACTGTTAAATAAGCTAGCAGACCTCATAGAACGGGACATCATGATTCTAAGT ACTCTGGAATCTATTGACGCAGGAAAGACTTTTACGTCATCTTACTTTGCAGACTTGCCTGGAGCTATTAAATCCTTGCGTTACTGTGCAGGTTGGGCAGACAAAAACCAAGGCCGTACAATACCTATGG ATGGAGATTTCTTTACTTTCACAAGACATGAACCCGTTGGAGTATGTGGTCAAATAATCCCT tggAATTTTCCACTTGTAATGTTTGCTTGGAAAATTGCACCTGCACTCTGCTGTGGCAATACAGTTGTCATCAAGCCAGCCGAACAAACACCGCTGACTGCTCTGTACATGGGATCCTTAATAAAAGAG GCAGGCATTCCCCCCGGAGTAGTGAATATTATCCCTGGATTTGGTCCCACAGCTGGAGCAGCCATATCACATCACATGGACATTGATAAAGTTGCATTCACTGGCTCAACTGAG gTTGGAAAGCTAATAAAAGAAGCTGCTGGAAAGAGTAACCTTAAGAGAGTTACACTGGAGCTCGGAGGAAAAAGCCCAGTTATTATTTTTGCTGATGCCGACT TGGACAATGCAATAGAGCAGGCCCACCAAGGGCTGTTCTATCACCAAGGACAGTGTTGTATAGCTGGATCTCGAATATTTGTGGAAGAACCAATTTATGACGAATTTGTGCGCAGAAGTGTTGAGAAAGCAAAACAACGAGTCCTAGGGGATCCCCTATCACCTGTAACACAGCAAGGTCCACAG ATTGACAAGGAACAATATGACCGAATTCTTGATTTAATTGAAAGTGGAAAGAAGGAAGGGGCAAAACTGCAATGTGGGGGTGGCCCATGGGGCAATAAAGGGTTCTTCATCCAGCCTACTGTCTTCTCAGATGTTAAGGATGACATGCGTATTGCCAAAGAAGAG ATATTTGGTCCTGTACAGCAAATTATGAAGTTCAGCAATATTGATGATGTGATAAAGAGAGCAAACAACACCACGTATGGATTGGCCGCCGGAGTTTTCACTAAAGACCTTGACAAAGCAATGACTATTTCTACTGCTCTTCAGGCAGGAACTGTCTG GATAAATTGCTACAGTGCCATGTCCCCTCAGTGCCCATTTGGAGGTTTTAAGATGTCAGGAAATGGACGTGAAAT GGGTGAATATGGCCTACATGCTTACACTGAAGTGAAAACAGTCACCATGAAGATCCCACAGAAGAATTCTTAA